A single region of the Ciona intestinalis unplaced genomic scaffold, KH HT000153.1, whole genome shotgun sequence genome encodes:
- the LOC113475201 gene encoding uncharacterized protein LOC113475201 — protein MRNKVVTVLSILCFAAICGQRATATPATTTATTTSTNLPADPWCDTWSCQIKLVGLRRECKFYPFLWTISCNAYKVIKWDPATGIENCDGGACCTSTDPITAPTRCIVVDEECENVTSINSSGSLTTCFNLDPFIDTPTSTNPTITSAGTIATRTNGATRTTRQTTTRGAQTTRQGTTDRSTRERTATSRQQTTATTETTTQLTTPISLQTSIPIIKVEFYTTMPLVESSQLPPSIPQTTSLKGIVDVINQFHGPKNTSRDVISALEVMEEKVKEKLLNKQNEETGDVELAVARGRCGETPWLNMTRYRAVSNLDQNCSDVIVTSSQFYIKGDVMKSLTEHKPKNSWSGHRSLEMPTSSIPYLSITAYDATNGTQLNTSVTFVASLPAFDLLETEIEQLIEGNVTKDTIYVTNTEYKCSFIDVTKASFSDIGCVRTMRNISGTVTCSCNHTTVFAILLSVKIIAVPYAVKICSYVTQSFSVIMLIVTFITLMYYRNLINSDRTIVQINISISLLLLHVTSLLHDVMLPNEVTCVVQALATHFFLLTTASWMMTEGLRLHTKTSSNVIAYGNLDADNRNAIYLFIGWVAPAIIVGTSAGVGFSTGDYMHPCYLYKEATKNGTNTTVRKYDICWLNPTTSLYIGTVIGPVAFCLGVNVIVALKVMLTLGKLKAQSQQLQPQKSREAAQTSIKYISSAIKALVTLLPVLGISWVLGFFT, from the exons ATGCGAAATAAAGTTGTAACAGTTTTgagtattttatgttttgcagCGATATGTGGGCAAAGGGCAACAGCAACACCAGCAACAACaactgcaacaacaacatcaacaaATCTCCCAGCAG ATCCATGGTGCGATACATGGTCTTGTCAGATCAAGCTTGTTGGATTAAGACGGGAATGCAAATTCTATCCTTTTCTGTGGACCATAT CTTGCAACGCctacaaagttataaaatgggaCCCAGCGACAGGAATCG aaaattgcGACGGAGGTGCATGTTGTACATCTACTGACCCCATAACAGCTCCAACAAGATGCATTGTTGTGG ACGAAGAATGCGAGAATGTAACTTCCATAAATTCGTCTGGTTCACTTACTACTTGCTTTAACCTAGACCCATTCATCG ACACTCCTACAAGCACAAATCCGACAATCACTTCAGCAGGAACAATTGCAACAAGAACAAATGGAGCGACAAGAACAACCCGACAAACGACAACAAGAGGAGCTCAAACAACAAGACAAGGAACAACAGACAGAAGTACAAGAGAACGCACAGCAACGTCACGACAacaaacaacagcaacaacagaaACGAcaacacaattaacaacaccaATATCTTTACAAACTTCGATCCCAATTATAAAAGTTGAATTTTACACAACAATGCCGTTAGTAGAATCCTCCCAATTGCCACCTAGCATTCCACAAACTACAAGTTTAAAGGGTATTGTTGACGTCATAAATCAATTTCACGGGCCAAAAAACACGTCTCGTGATGTCATATCCGCTTTGGAAGTAATGGAGGAAAAAGTAAAGGAAAAATTGCTCAATAAGCAAAATGAGGAAACAGGTGACGTCGAACTAGCCGTCGCTAGAGGGCGGTGTGGAGAGACTCCGTGGTTAAATATGACACGATATAGAGCCGTCAGCAACTTGGATCAAAACTGTTCCGACGTCATCGTGACATCATCgcaattttacataaaaggtgacgtcatgaaaagTTTAACCGAACACAAACCGAAGAATTCATGGAGTGGGCACCGAAGTCTGGAGATGCCTACGTCATCAATACCATATCTTAGTATCACCGCTTATGACGCAACGAACGGAACACAATTGAACACGTCAGTTACGTTCGTTGCGTCACTACCTGCATTTGATCTCCTCGAAACTGAAATCGAACAATTGATTGAAGGAAATGTCACAAAGGACACCATCTACGTCACAAATACTGAATATAAATGCAGCTTtattgacgtcacaaaggcTTCATTCTCTGACATTGGTTGTGTGCGAACAATGCGTAATATCTCGGGTACTGTGACGTGTTCATGCAACCATACCACGGTGTTCGCGATTCTACTGTCAGTCAAGATCATTGCTGTTCCTTATGCTGTAAAG ATATGCTCTTACGTCACACAATCATTCTCCGTCATAATGCTGATTGTGACGTTTATCACATTAATGTActatagaaatcttataaacaGCGATCGAACCATAGTGCAAATAAACATCTCCATTTCTCTCCTGTTATtacatgtgacgtcactgttgCATGACGTCATGCTACCGAACGAAGTGACGTGCGTGGTACAAGCACTTGCGACGCATTTCTTCTTGCTAACGACAG cctCGTGGATGATGACCGAAGGTTTGCGACTTCACACCAAAACGTCATCAAACGTCATCGCGTATGGGAATCTCGATGCCGACAATAGAAACGCTATATATTTGTTCATAGGGTGGGTAGCGCCCGCTATTATCGTTGGGACGTCGGCCGGAGTTGGCTTTTCGACAGGGGATTACATGCACCCGTGCTACCTTTATAAAGAAGCGACCAAAAATGGAACAAACACAACTGTCCGTAAATATGACATCTGTTGGTTAAACCCAACAACATCGTTGTACATTGGTACGGTTATAGGCCCTGTGGCTTTCTGCTTAGGCGTCAATGTCATAGTGGCGCTCAAAGTAATGCTAACACTCGGGAAGCTGAAAGCTCAATCGCAACAACTTCAACCACAGAAAAGTCGAGAAGCAGCTCAAACGTCAATCAAGTATATTTCTTCGGCAATAAAAGCGCTAGTGACGTTGCTTCCGGTGTTGGGAATATCATGGGTGCTGGGATTTTTCACAG
- the LOC100176052 gene encoding stathmin-1-A: MAAQREDIKVKEICKGNSGEAFEVILKLPGQNGDGVASPLKSLTPKKEVSMDEIKMKLQAAEERRKAVQEAKVTQQKAEEEKILKAKQKKAEVNDSFSQWAEQHLKKQMCQYQENHIAQLEAKIKKFKALNMKPEEMKEKVQREVDEMCAQREAGIQQKLIKSEELRQKQLQKVRERQQEKENHAQEVRHKKVVGGQTTGVCE, encoded by the coding sequence ATGGCAGCGCAAAGGGAAGACATAAAAGTTAAAGAAATCTGCAAAGGAAACTCTGGGGAGGCTTTCGAAGTTATTCTCAAGCTTCCGGGGCAAAATGGGGATGGAGTGGCGAGCCCGTTGAAATCATTAACGCCAAAGAAAGAAGTTTCGATGGATGAGATCAAGATGAAACTGCAAGCTGCAGAGGAGCGTCGAAAAGCTGTGCAAGAGGCTAAAGTGACGCAACAAAAAGCGGAAGAAGAAAAGATCTTGAAAGCAAAGCAGAAGAAAGCCGAAGTTAATGATTCATTCAGTCAGTGGGCAGAGCAGCATCTGAAGAAACAAATGTGTCAATATCAGGAGAACCATATTGCGCAGTTGGAGGCGAAAATCAAGAAGTTTAAAGCTTTGAACATGAAGCCTGAAGAGATGAAAGAAAAGGTACAGCGTGAAGTGGATGAAATGTGCGCTCAACGTGAAGCTGGTATTCAACAAAAGTTGATCAAAAGTGAAGAGCTTCGacaaaaacaacttcaaaAGGTTCGCGAGCGCCAGCAAGAGAAGGAGAATCACGCCCAAGAAGTTCGTCATAAGAAAGTGGTTGGAGGGCAAACTACTGGAGTATGTGAATAG
- the LOC100186258 gene encoding programmed cell death protein 2-like — protein sequence MTEFVLIGVPDSEMKQNHASWSTNKIGGFPDWMSIVTSQPSCSRCSKAQRFMLQIYCPLENSKYHRTLYVFCCTQKQCWSDSSGWKVYRDQMMEKVEAGPPIVKGSTEGESWGLGDDDWGDEGFPSPTNGDFPVAEQTCEPEQQMKDEKPLESIVTSLSTQQTYNPRYIDVFNESDLISPLEGDKHIADLISKYETSASQSKDEDLFAGCSAATETYEKNEQKVKNRAFHKFHKKISLLPHQCIRYNYGGSPLLLSDCDVTMSIPPCSSCGKSLTFEFQLLPGLLPTVHIDGEDPVEFGTILVYTCSHNCWGNRDSPQIGGHVVYCPDPDLKFFKSQKFNEKIKNSGV from the exons atgaCTGAGTTTGTGTTAATTGGGGTTCCGGACTctgaaatgaaacaaaaccatGCGAGTTGGTCAACCAATAAGATTGGTGGATTTCCG GACTGGATGagcattgttacatcacaaccGAGTTGTTCACGATGCAGTAAAGCACAAAGATTCATGCTCCAAATTTATTGTCCATTGGAAAACTCGAAATATCATCGAACACTTTATGTTTTCTGTTGCACGCAAAAGCAGTGTTGGAGTGATAGTAGCGG TTGGAAAGTTTATCGAGATCAAATGATGGAAAAAGTTGAAGCTGGTCCACCTATTGTTAAG GGGTCAACTGAGGGTGAAAGTTGGGGATTGGGTGATGATGACTGGGGTGATGAGGGTTTCCCCTCACCCACTAATGGGGATTTCCCTGTTGCGGAACAAACATGTGAACCTGAACAACAAATGAAAGATGAG aagcCACTTGaatccattgttacatcactaTCAACACAACAAACATACAATCCTCGCTACATCGACGTTTTCAACGAGTCTGACCTCATCTCTCCTCTAGAGGGCGACAAACACATCGCGGATTTGATCTCGAAATATGAAACATCCGCGAGCCAAAGTAag GATGAAGATTTATTCGCTGGTTGTTCGGCTGCCACGGAAacttatgaaaaaaatgaacagaAAGTGAAAAATCGAGCTTTTcataaatttcataaaaaaatttcattgTTGCCTCACCAGTGTATACG TTACAACTATGGAGGTTCTCCATTGCTCCTGagtgattgtgatgtaacaatgagCATTCCTCCTTGCTCCTCTTGTGGGAAAAGTCTCACTTTTGAGTTCCAGCTGCTACCTGGGTTGTTGCCTACCGTGCATATAGATGGAGAAG ATCCCGTAGAGTTCGGTACCATCCTCGTTTACACTTGTTCTCACAATTGTTGGGGTAACCGGGATTCCCCCCAAATTGGGGGCCACGTGGTGTATTGTCCCGACCccgatttaaaattttttaaatctcaaaaatttaatgaaaaaataaagaattctGGTGTATAG
- the LOC100181823 gene encoding elongation of very long chain fatty acids protein 3-like isoform X2 yields MRTNETGLFQPLDFERSLDDYDIHWITHGSVVPPVALSICYVIMIVVGPKMMENRKGYNLRGFMTLWSLGLAVYSIMGSYRMLEAALYTTLDSGIRGVVCTGVVLDKFPVRFWTITFLLSKFLEYGDTALIILRKQKLIFLHWYHHLTVALFVWYSAHNNYGGSNLFITVNLTVHAFMYSYYTIKAAGYRLPRFVNIFITTLQITQMVIGCSTIGYLMYSGPKEDCKTSIAHVASGGLMYATYLYLFAQFFYKTYFAKRPQKLTSQNGTSMTSQTTKKLN; encoded by the exons ATGAGGACCAACGAAACAG GTTTGTTTCAACCGCTTGACTTCGAAAGATCGCTGGACGATTATGACATACATTGGATCACACACGGTAGCGTTGTACCTCCAGTCGCGCTGTccatttgttacgtcataatgattgTTGTTGGCCCTAAAATGATGGAGAACAGAAAAGG TTACAATCTACGTGGCTTCATGACGCTGTGGTCGCTTGGGCTTGCCGTGTATAGTATCATGGGTTCGTACAGAATGCTGGAAGCTGCGTTATACACAACGTTGGACAGTGGTATCCGTGGTGTCGTATGCACAGGGGTGGTGCTGGACAAATTCCCTGTGAGGTTTTGGACGATCACTTTCCTATTGAGCAAGTTTTTAGAATATG GCGATACAGCTTTGATTATTCTCAGGAAACAGAAGCTTATTTTCTTGCATTGGTATCACCACCTTACTGTTGCGTTGTTCGTCTGGTACAGTGCTCATAATAACTATGGGG GTAGCAACTTGTTTATCACTGTGAACCTCACTGTTCATGCTTTTATGTATTCCTACTACACCATCAAAGCTGCAGGATACCGGTTGCCACgctttgttaatattttcattacCACATTACAG ATCACACAAATGGTGATTGGCTGTTCAACCATCGGATACCTCATGTACTCTGGACCGAAGGAGGACTGCAAAACATCAATCGCCCACGTTGCAAGCGGTGGCCTCATGTACGCCACCTATCTCTACTTATTTGCACAATTCTTCTACAAAACTTACTTTGCAAAACGACCACAG AAGCTGACATCACAGAATGGCacctctatgacatcacaaaccacCAAAAAGCTCAATTAG
- the LOC100181823 gene encoding elongation of very long chain fatty acids protein 3-like isoform X1, which translates to MRTNETAGLFQPLDFERSLDDYDIHWITHGSVVPPVALSICYVIMIVVGPKMMENRKGYNLRGFMTLWSLGLAVYSIMGSYRMLEAALYTTLDSGIRGVVCTGVVLDKFPVRFWTITFLLSKFLEYGDTALIILRKQKLIFLHWYHHLTVALFVWYSAHNNYGGSNLFITVNLTVHAFMYSYYTIKAAGYRLPRFVNIFITTLQITQMVIGCSTIGYLMYSGPKEDCKTSIAHVASGGLMYATYLYLFAQFFYKTYFAKRPQKLTSQNGTSMTSQTTKKLN; encoded by the exons ATGAGGACCAACGAAACAG CAGGTTTGTTTCAACCGCTTGACTTCGAAAGATCGCTGGACGATTATGACATACATTGGATCACACACGGTAGCGTTGTACCTCCAGTCGCGCTGTccatttgttacgtcataatgattgTTGTTGGCCCTAAAATGATGGAGAACAGAAAAGG TTACAATCTACGTGGCTTCATGACGCTGTGGTCGCTTGGGCTTGCCGTGTATAGTATCATGGGTTCGTACAGAATGCTGGAAGCTGCGTTATACACAACGTTGGACAGTGGTATCCGTGGTGTCGTATGCACAGGGGTGGTGCTGGACAAATTCCCTGTGAGGTTTTGGACGATCACTTTCCTATTGAGCAAGTTTTTAGAATATG GCGATACAGCTTTGATTATTCTCAGGAAACAGAAGCTTATTTTCTTGCATTGGTATCACCACCTTACTGTTGCGTTGTTCGTCTGGTACAGTGCTCATAATAACTATGGGG GTAGCAACTTGTTTATCACTGTGAACCTCACTGTTCATGCTTTTATGTATTCCTACTACACCATCAAAGCTGCAGGATACCGGTTGCCACgctttgttaatattttcattacCACATTACAG ATCACACAAATGGTGATTGGCTGTTCAACCATCGGATACCTCATGTACTCTGGACCGAAGGAGGACTGCAAAACATCAATCGCCCACGTTGCAAGCGGTGGCCTCATGTACGCCACCTATCTCTACTTATTTGCACAATTCTTCTACAAAACTTACTTTGCAAAACGACCACAG AAGCTGACATCACAGAATGGCacctctatgacatcacaaaccacCAAAAAGCTCAATTAG